The following are encoded in a window of Amaranthus tricolor cultivar Red isolate AtriRed21 chromosome 2, ASM2621246v1, whole genome shotgun sequence genomic DNA:
- the LOC130804999 gene encoding succinate dehydrogenase subunit 4, mitochondrial, with the protein MMLSRISRSISRSSRSSLLNAVIGCDGYSARIASHSGVFASRADPELGFFHSYFSSIGAAKHAAPSFSSFSSSHFVNPSLSRFFSTDTSNKQSYEMKEGKGEIKEDKSVPISNRIAGLYHTAVSPLFHIEEGLNEIIADYVHHEMTRAFILVCVKLYLLIVMKDLILALFF; encoded by the exons ATGATGCTTTCACGAATCAGTCGTTCAATCTCCAGATCTTCCCGCTCTTCGCTTTTGAACGCT GTTATTGGTTGTGATGGTTATAGCGCTAGAATTGCATCTCATTCTGGCGTGTTTGCATCGCGCGCTGATCCTGAGCTAGGGTTTTTCCATTCTTACTTTTCATCAATTGGTGCTGCTAAACATGCTGCTCcttctttttcatctttttcAAGTTCCCATTTTGTTAACCCTAGCCTTTCCAGGTTCTTCTCCACTGATACTTCAAATAAACAAA GTTATGAGATGAAGGAAGGTAAGGGAGAAATCAAAGAAGATAAGAGTGTGCCTATTTCGAATAGAATTGCTGGACTGTACCATACAGCTGTGTCTCCTTTGTTCCATATTGAAGAAGGGCTCAATGAGATTATTGCAGATTATGTTCACCATGAAATGACTCGAGCTTTTATCTTGGTTTGTGTTAAATTGTATCTTTTGATTGTTATGAAAGATCTTATATTGGCACTCTTTTTCTGA
- the LOC130804998 gene encoding serine/threonine-protein phosphatase 7 long form homolog, with translation MRIRLQLRMKRLLKKVKKMTKQQRWNSFTYLYLQFIALGVGAHSHWATDEECGTWCICATSSSTPHVPYGSRWSFDRRTRTHTGSGVGFYRDQFDLLRIDQFLWDPYPAEAYAALPQHSGILSGAWRASVPLICFDIVEVHLPERVLRQFEMVQGIPPPCDTVVVLHHSSRKGREPKNWMEVNWRHIARWEHRLELLAQGAPIEAVGAPTSADYMSWFLSITRRWMTPRGIIAAAQYAPAAPTMTRFAQGVASVISSTQEEPIREIAQDILLGTQF, from the exons ATGAGAATTCGACTGCAATTGAGGATGAAGAGACTACTCAAGAAGGTCAAGAAAATGACCAAACAGCAACGGTGGAATTCGTTTACTTACTTATATTTGcaattcatagctttgggcgtgggagcacattctcattgggcaaccgatgaggagtgtgggacgtggtgcatttgcgccaccagTTCTTCCACCCCACATGTGCCgtatggatcgcggtggtcctttgaCAGACGCACAAGGACCCACACTGGATCAGGCGTGGGGTTCTACCGTGATCAATTCGATCTACTTCGAATTGACCAG TTTctatgggacccttaccccgctgaggcatacgctgcattgcctcagcactcaggTATATTGTCAGGGGCATGGAGAGCCTCTGTACCTTTgatatgcttcgacatagtcgaagttcatctccctgagcgcgtactgcgccaatttgagatggtacagggcatcccaccgccttgtgacacagTGGTTGTTCTCCATCATAGCTCACGCAAGGGTCGGGAGCCCAAGAACTGGATGGAGGTGAACTGGCGCCATATAgctcgttgggagcacaggctagagctactggcccaaggtgcgccgattgAGGCAgtaggcgcacctacttcggcggattacatgtcgtggttcctctccatcactcgtcgatggatgacaccacgaggtatcatcgcggcagcccagtacgctcccgcagcaccgacgatgacacggttt gcacagggcGTTGCATCTGTCATCAGCTCCACCCAGGAGGAGCCtatacgggagattgcccaagacatactcctagggacacagttttag